GGTTTATCGTACATCCCTCCTGAAAGAAGTCAGGATACCTCAGTATTAGAATTGCATGTTGAGACATTTTCAGAAGCAAGATTGAAACAGCCATTGTCCGGTATTATTTTGCTCGGTGATTTTAATCAATCACAGTTATCGTGGGTTCCTAGCGGTAGCAACAACTTGGTGGTCGATTCTGCTTCAGTACTAAATATGGCGAGTGCTACTTTTTTGGACGGAACTGTATTGAACGGACTTCATTAAAGAAATGgcgtaaaaaattttcaaaatcggacgttggatttggtttttacGGATGACTCAATCTTGAACAGCCCCGTAATTGAAGCAAGTTATACCGTGGTACTTATAGACGTATACCATCCTGCGCTTGAGTTCAACATTGCATTCCCGAGTCCGGTCGCTTTTGATGAGGCTTTCGACCCATCTGCACGTGACTTCCGTCGTGCTgatttcgatctcatgaacctgTGTCTATCTGAAGTGGACTGGACAAATCTCCAAAGATATACAAGTGTAGACGTAGCTGTTAGTTCATTCTGCGCAATTATGGACGACGTTTTTGACAAATCTGTGCCCATGGTTCGACCTCCGCTTAGACCTCCTTGGACTAATTCTCGCATAAAACGACTGAAACAGCTGCGCTCGAAATCGCTTCGAGCATTTACTAATTCTAGATGCCCATTTATGAAATCTAAACTTAATGATGCTACCAGAAAATATCGAATCTATAATCGATTATGCTATCGCCGTTATGTGAATCGGACTCAAAGTGAGCTTCGTCGGAACCCtaaaaagttttggaattttgttaaaTCCAAAAGGAAGGAATATGGCCTACCTGCGGAGGTACATTTAGATAACAGAATTGCAAAATCATCTGCTGACAAATGTAACCTTTTTGCAAAGCATTTCTCCAGtatattttcaagtcaatcgccAACAGAAGAACAAATTAGCGCAGCCGTGACACGATTGCCTACCGATGTGTTGAATCTCGACGTGTTTGCTGTTAGAGAGGATATGGTTTTCGAGGCTATTAAAAACTTAAAGTACTCTACCTCAGCCGGGCAGGATGGAATACCTGCGTGCGTGTTGAAAAAGTGTTGCACTATACTTGTTAAGCCCCTgacttatatttttaatcagtcCTTACAACAACATCGGTTCCCTGCTACCTGGAAAAGATCTTTCATGAGCCCAGTCTTCAAAAAGGGTGATAAGCAAGAGGTTCGCAATTATCGTGGTGTCACAtcactagctgcctgctcgaaggtccTAGAGAGGATTGTcaacgatgttatgtttgcaGCCTGCAGGAACTGGATTTCGGACAATCAATATGGTTTTTTTCCGAAACGTTCGGTAACATCTAACCTGGCAGTGTTCACATCATTTTGCATATCTAACATGGATTGTGGCAAACAAGTCGACGCAATTTACACGGACATCACTGCGGCGTTTGACTCAGTTAAtcacttaattttacttttaaagctAGAACGCCTGGGATTATCTGAGAGATTTTGTGCGTGGATCAGAAGCTATTTAACAAATCGTCGTCTTGCTGTTAAAATCGGAACATCTGAATCTTCAGATTTCATTCCGACTTCAggagtaccacaaggaagtaatTTGGGCCCTTTATTGTTCACCCTGTTCTGCAATGATATTAATATGCTGCTTTTTGGATGCGGAGTACTTATGTACgcggatgatttgaaaatttttctgaatgTTAACAGTTTGGCAGATTGTCAGATACTACAGCAATTCCTCGATACagtagtgaactggtgtgctgtcaacctactggccttaagcgtttctaagtgctgtatcataacatttggacgcaagAAACTTCCATTTTTGTACGACTATTATATCCAGGGCGAACTTCTACATCGTGTTAATCAAATAAAGGACCTTGGcgttgttttggatagtcatATTGACATTCAAGGAACACTACTCTGCTACACTTGAAAAGGCCAATCGAATGCTGGGGTTTGTCATACGtctgagtaaagaatttacagatcctgtttgtctacgagctctgtattgctgcctggttcgtTCAATATTAGAATCTGCAAATCTGGTGTGGTGGCCATTCGAAACTACATGGGTGGCGCGTTTTGAAGCGGTTCAACGAAAATTCGTACGTTATGCTCTGCGTGATCTACCGTGGGATAATCCTCGAAATCTGCCACCTTATGCACAACGCTGCGCTTTGCTTGGCCTCCACACGCTGTCGAATCGCCATGATATTAGACAATCACTGTTTGTggcgaaaattctcaaaaacgaaATGGATTGCTCTTGGATACTTTCGCGCTGtcatatttatgctccagaaagaaccctGCGAAATCGTCACTGGCTATCACTGGAATCAAGAAATACGCGCTATAGTAGCAATGACCCCCTGCGTTCTGCAAAAGTAAGCTTCTTACGCAATTATGCTCTCTTTGACTTTAATGTctcaactgcaacctttaaacgcTTGATCGAATCCAGCATAAGCGACCAATTAAGAACTAattaataagaaaactttgaatgTATGTCAAGATAGACCTAGATTAAGTAAACCATTAAGACATTTACGTCAGAtggttttttataaacaataaacaataaacaaaaagtaGTGCCTCTCTGGAAGTGGCCTGTGTAGTGACGAATGTCATGCAGCTCTTGGGAATGTATTGGGAATAGTATTGGCGCTAGTGAAGTCATCCTAGTCAGCGACCTTATGTGGTGAGTCTCGAAGAAGAAGTTCTCTTGTCAACTCCCGGTCACAATTCACATCGGCAAATGATGTTGCCCTGCATTCTTAAGGAGGGTTATTGATGCCAATATGCTTAAAGCCTTAACAAGGATTCTAGCATTTTGTTTTAGAACAAGGTTAGAAACCCCATATGAAGTTTAATCAATACTGAGTatacattagactagttcacttttcggcttttttcgctgatcgcaacgccacttacagggtttgatcctcattcattttcaagtactctggccaaatttgagctcatttgagtaagtttccggcgtgcgctaggagttttattgtaaaaagtccattttctggaaaattttcgtagatgtgttcctagcaagctgttgttaatataaaatgataattttatagtactcggtgattggtatgacaagcattcgtatggacctgttttggataattgactaaatcaaaccgaaaatatttaaaaattcataaactaccaacttttacagaaaatttacttacaagttgagagcttaaaatcagtagtaaatagaaaaaaaatattttcgatataaacttttcataaaaagataggcttatttataacctttaatttgatgtataacacttaatgatcgcaagagtgctagcaaagttatttaaatatctatgcaacaaatttgatttgataaaatatttttcattcaagtttgctccacaccaacttgtgcacaagaaaggatattttattcaatcaagtatcccatgacggggccaggagttaaaaaaagcgcgcgctttgatctagttgtaagcaagtcctcttgatgccacgttttgtaggttgcatgatgctaaaacttgaatggagacaacattatgattcaaagaatgtgatgtgaatgtttgaatatctttgcttgtactgttgcgataattaagtgttatacatcaaattaaaggttataaataaggctatctttttataaaaagtttatatcggaaatattttttttctatttactactgattttaagctctcaacttgtaagcaaattttctgtaaaagttggtagtttatgaatttttaaattttttcggtttgatttagtcaattatctaaaacaggtccatacggatgcttgtcataccaatcaccgagcactataaaattatcattttatattaacaacagcttgctagaacacatctacgaaaattttccagaaaaatggacttttttcaataaaacttctagcgcttgctggaaacttactcaaatgagctcaaattcagccagagttcttgaaaatgaatgaggatcaaaccctgtaagtggcgttgtgatcagcgaaaaaagccgaaaagtgaactagtctagtaTACATGCATACCCGTACACCCCTATCTAACTCTGTGTCACTTCTCACTTTACGGTTACGTAGTATTCGGGGTAATGTGAAAAATATTGCTTTAATCCTGGAAGTTtgagaaatccaaaaaaaaaaactcacctgtAGTTACCCTTCTTCGGCAGGTAATCCTTGAATTGCTTTAACGTGGGCGGATGACTTCCGGGGATCTTTATCCGGTATGGGACCTCCTCGTCACAGAACGAGTACACGACGACAGTGAAATCGCCACCGGTAACGCTCTGCGGCGGCTTGGCAGGTATTGGCGGAGGAACAACGGGCAGCGAGGCAGCTGGCGGTGGCAATGGCGGTGGAGGCAGCGGCATGTTCTGTATCGAACTCACTGGCAGCGGGTGAGGGTGGCGTTTCGATCTGTAGTTGGGAGCGAATCAAAGCATTAGAGAATGAACGAGGGAGAATCGATAATTCTGAAAGGTACCTTCTCGTTTCATCCTCCAGCCGACGGGAGGTATCCTGCAGTAGGGTAGCTGTGCTCATTGCACCCATATCGACGTGCATCGTTCGGGACAAGGGACGGGAGCTGGTGGTACTCAAACTTTGAGTATCTTTGCTGCTGTACTTGGTGAGCGTATCGGTCGAAAACAGACTGATCCCACTGTCGGTGTTGATAGAAGGCCACTTGTTGTTGAGTTTACGGGGCGGCGGTTGCGCCGGAGGACCCATCATGTTCAGCGGGTGACCGTCCGGCATCGATTTCGAATGTCGCATCGAAGATTGTGCACCTGGAAATAATAACATATTTTCAAGATGGTGTACAGCCAAACACTTTCATGAACTTACTTATCGTAGAGCTATTGAAACCACCGGATTCGTGTCTCCTGGTTCGGTTGATATTCGGACAAGGGGACATCGTACCGGGCGATCTACTCGGTGTAAGATCCGACCAAACCCGTGAAACGTGCTGATCCAGGATGGCCTGATCGTTGTCGTCTTCGACCTGTAACTTTTGACGGATAGCGTCGGCAAGAAATTTACCACTCTGGGACTTGTCTGATTGCTCggcctatgaaaaaaaaaacaatttaagaaTGAGCTATAGTTGGAATGTCAATTTTGGAAGGTTACTTACTTTCTGCAACTTCTCATTCAGCAGTGCTTCGTTGTCCCGATGTTGTTTGACTACCTGTAGCTTGCTCACCAGTATGGACACGAACTCTTCCTGGGGCATTGGTTTCTCGAAATGCCGGTGGGTGCGCGGGATAATCTACGGaaaaatattggatttttttacataagtttGTAGTTTCTTGCGTTAACAAACAGTGGGAAAACTTACAGCGAACGAATTCGGTTCCTCGTTTGCAAGCGCATTCTCATTCATCAGTCTTCGTTCGATCGAGGTGTGGTGCCGAGAATGGTGTGACCTCCGCTGCGTATGAGGTCGACCATCGCTGTAACGAAATTCGATAGATGAATATTAATCAAAAGAAAGGTTCAACTCAAACACTAGGAATTCCAGGTTCAATCCAAAATGGATTCATCGTTACTCACGTGGATATACTCGAGAGGGACATCGTATCGGAATCGGTCCTTCCCGAACTAAGACTGGCCAGTTCCGAATCTCGGCGCGAAACCGGATTGTAGGACGAATAGTTGTTGTATACAGAGTACCCGTGCGCTCTACATGCATAATTGGTGGATTTGTGCGGTGCGACGAGGGCAGAAATATTCACAGCAAATATGGAGTGAGGGATGATGTTTGTGGGTGGGAAATATCATGGTTGATAGAGGGATTTCAACGAGTGGATAGGAGAGTAGCACCCATCGCGTGGGAGCGCATGCGTGGCAAAAATGGCATACGAAAGGATCATAAAAATGTGATATGAAAGCACACACACACGCAGCATACAAAACACAAACATAAGGATGGTTCAATCCGTTCATAAGAGTGCATAATGCACACACGCAGGATATACGATGAATGCAAAtaaagatgaaaatgaaaagaagaagaaaagaaaatacagtattaaaacataataaaaattaagCTAGAAATAATATTCATTCAATAACCTAAAGAAATTTGACAGTAACTTGTGTATCTAATGGACACAGGATGACcacttttttatcaattaaccttccaaagctgttcgcaaatatccgtttcgggaaaATTTGACCTGCAGTTTGTTGgcgttcccctggccgcaaatgttcaccgattttgatgaaataagATTCATTGTGAAGGTTATTTAATCtagtttttcaatgttttaacaTAAAGCTTATACAATTTACCATGTTATCAGAAGTTTGTTCCGAATGAAAAAGTGTTTGCCGGAATtagaattttcagaaaattttccttatattccataaaaatttcaataaaaaacttaagcgggccatagactacacaaattggcctgtacaaattcgatgattccgcgtcgattgtttgatctatgctcgcccacacactatacaaacacatttcacgcgaacacaaatgattgctggcgaaaacagcaacagcaacaaaaaaaaccatctccaccccggctgggagaatgttttgtacaaaatatttcaatcccgaccgattttactccaaccgtttgggcgctcattcaagcagtgccatacactatgcaaatcgtgctcacagcgacaaaatttcatcgaatttcatcgcatttgtacaaatgttgtgtagtctgtggcccgctttagaATTATGAGACTGCAAGATCAAATTCTTCCAGTATTGTTTTATCAATGTTTGGATTCAGATTGGTGGGTGGGAGCTAGGTTTTAAgataattggaaaataagggCCACCCTGATGTAAGTCTTCATTAAAAtagtaaatttggaattttcagttttttgctAACTCGATTCTaaatactagattttttttcagttattcctGTAAACTATTTAACCTGGAAcgttttcaaagtttaaaatctcTTACCTTATTAAAACTGTGTCTATAATATTTGCCAAATTTCTACACAACCAAATTTCTctaatgaacaaaataaagctAGAAAAGTGCAAGTTTCAAGCACGTATTTGCAGATCTAGATAATAACCGCTAAAAAATCTACCAAACAAATAACTTCACTCACCCTGGTGGCCTCATTTCCAGTCGCCTTTTCTGCGTGGCCATAAGAGCATCCTTGGTAAGCGtcattgctgttttgttggaaGGCATGTTGATACTACTATTGCTGCCACTTCCGCTGACTCCGGAGGTGACGGAAATGCTACTCCCGGGACCGACCACTACCGGTCCGGTGGCGCCGTACAGCTGCTCGATCGAGTCAGCGTGGGCCAGTTCTGAGTCTTCGTGTAACGTTGGCAAGGCGGAGGAACTATGTGAGATCAGCTCCGAGGCAGAGCTGCTGCTGGTCATTGAAGATATTGCACCACCGGAGGAAGACGGACCGGCTCCAATTGTCGGAATGCTGACACAGCTGGCACCCCCGCTGCCGCTTCCGCTTCCATTCGATTGCATATTCTGCACGTACTGTATGTACAACTCACTTTGCAGGAAATTCGGGTAGGTAGTCTTACTGATGATGGTAGCCACGTCCGCCTGCATCTGGTCGAAGATGTCCGGCGTTAGGATCATCTCATTCTTGAGGCCCGCCTTGATCATATTCCGCATCTGGTCGTCCACGTACAATCTCGAATCCTTGGGagctcgttttaaaaatttcctataGATAGCTTTAATGAGCTGCATCACCCTTTCGGGATCCGTTTGCTGTTTGAGGCCCTCGCAAGCGAAGTAGAAATTGAGCCGGTTTGCGTGCTCTTCACCTTCGAGCTCCACAAACCGCTTGAAAAGTTCCGCTCCGTCGCCATCGTCCAGCAGATTCTGAAGTTTGTCAGCCCAGCGGTAGTAGCCCGGCGGCGACTCCCGGGACTTATCCGGTTGCAGAGTATCGGTCATCTGTGGAGAGAAATGCAGGtttagttgaaaaattaaattcagaatatcacctaaaatatttcaatcccGATTCGAAAGaatcagagttcaaattcaaaaccaaaattttatacaaTGTCGAATTAGAAAATGCATTAATCGTAAAGGTGTTGAACCTGATTAGCTGCAATTTGAACATTAACAAACGTGGTTGAATTGGAAAGGTCTTTCGATcgcatttttatttacattttaacaccgtaaacaaattttaaacacaaatcTAGTAcgcaaaacattacaaaaacgTTCTCATGATTCATATTAAACATTAGAAGATTTCTATTTGAGGAATCAGAAACAGCTAAATtaatcagattcaaaatttacaacGGAAGATGAGAATCAGACCTTATTCATTATCATCATATCAGCAGACTATAAGGCCAATCCTTGTAGATTAAGGTGGCAGCAAAATGGGTCATGTAGAATTTCataaaccgaccatatacattttgaagaTTGGAAAAAACGGACCTGTTCAAAACTTCAAAGCGCATAAGCTTCCGCTTTTTTACCCTCACAAGTCCCCCctttggtaaaaaaaacgtaattttagtttttatacaaaatgacttaaaaatgcatgaatcgtcaatatccaaaaaaagttaggcaaaaaatcgactttctaggACTACGACAAACAAAAAAGTCCCAGATAGTCGATTtctagacaattttttttctacgtagctaggggagatgagggcataatcgccatcttaaggaaaatgcttatttaaccatagagaacagctgtaatatgtgaattacatcattgtttcgtgttcagacactcaaatagtctattgtctaattggatgaaacttgaaaaagtggataaaaacgtttaaaaatgcattttaaaattttttgccgaaagccgaaaaccagtcactgtagaggcataatgagaaaccccccgaggctgtaggagcaccattaatgaaggcaagatgccggggaatctagcagcgaattcgactcgatgaagtcaactgaataatagagctacaactTAActtgacgatttggcctattggttagatgtcggagaggtaatcagtaggctcgagttcgattcctggtggaggtgattttttttcatttatcattcatgatcatgattgcactaaacggtgaggcgtagattcaccAAACAAAGcattaacaaaataatctaggtctgtttgtagaattcaaagaattaacacatgctcatacattatgtttctagtgttttgtttgacggatgatgctttgatgctattagccgtataatgtatcaataaaaaaaaatcaatcatgaatggtatgtgcaaaaaaatcccctcgaacaggaatcgaactcgaatttaccgattacctctccgacacctaaccaataagccaaatcgacagatgaaacaagtcaagctgtagctctattattcagttgacttcatcgagttgaattcgctgctagattccccggcagaaaacgctcattatgccttcattgataatgctctgttcgcctccagtgaacaaattaaagtaaaaacgcgttttagttaaaattgattaaagtgaaaaatcaaaaagtttatgatggtgaaaattgagaaacaatgtgtagatcatgttgcagtgcgtacatttcagatcaagatgatttaaaggtcataaaagcttatttgatggtgctcaaaaatgataatattttcgtcacttgagaacctagctggttattatttattatttctgtaaagatgaaaaggatacaTCTTTTtgggtgaaaaattaatactataggtagtacgaaacaagtccttatgaaaatttgtttaagaaaatacgtacttatgtagaaaaaaggagtgcttattatgccctgggtgctcgttatgccctcatctcccctcaCAAGAGATTGCATgaatttctaagtcatttggtatcaacattaaaatttagattttcaggattttttttggttccccTTTACGTGATTTtgtaagtcaatttttttcctttttttttgagataacatCAGAGTTCAACGTTTTATCCATTATTAGGACATTTGGtatcaaagttaaaatttcgatttatcCTATTTCATTTGGTTCCCCCTTTGGAGGGTCAAGAAGTCGAAATTTTTAGCGTTTGGAGGCATCCCTAAATCAAGTCTGATTgggctgaaattttgcacaggtcagttttttgggtcaaTCTACCAAGTGTATATGGTCGGTTCTCACAATTCAATCATAACACTTTTCCCATACATCTATTACCTTAGGTACCTTATCTACACATCCGAAACTGCATCAAGACACTACTACGATTCATCTTGTactgcatttaaaattttttacagtGAAAATTCAATATGGCTTAAATATAGTCAGTAAAACCTATTTTCGACAGATTGACTCTTGCCTAGAATAAGcttgccaaaatattttttgcacgTAATCttagctattttatttaaaaacctggccaaatccgggcatttgttctcaatttttttttccctaaaatctcgggacaaaaattcagaagttatcgaacataacaaaaaattgtaacattatGTTTCAAACAAAATACACCAGTagattttaaggcttccaaaaaatctttcatgttTAATTTGATAGAACTtgctcaaaattattatttatgcaacaagttgcaaaaaagtttttttcctcaTCTTTTAACTCAAATtcgattattatttattattattattatttattattattattatttattattatttattattatttaggtatttttctgaaaattaggaCAATTTAggactttttaaaaactatttttcaaaaatctggacGACTCAagcgttttcgaaaaatcaggacggtccctcgaaaatccggacaaattccggaaaatcaggacacctggcatctctgcaCGGAATTGTGCGAACTTATGCAGTTTCTTTGGAAATGCTTCGCAATGGTAAGTATAATAGTAAGTAATATGGTAAGTTGAATAATAAAGACAGGGTTAACGATTTAAGATTTCTTATCGACATGACTCAGCATCAAAgtcgacgaaaaaaaaattccgaattttcaacaaaaacaatatcATTCTGCGATTCAGCTCAAAAAGTTTGTGACGgttatctgtgatgcttttttcagaaatttcaatgccaaacatcgataaattgagtaatTTTACTTGACAAAAAGGCTTAGAAAGCATATGCTAGTGGTATCTAAGTTCAATAAagtaaattcatgaaaaatgtgaaaaatatctttatagaatcaagaatgtaaaCCGTAGCTTTGACGAagtttgcttgaaaatttgcgaaattatcatttttttctgagattttGACAACCTTAACATGCAATGCAACAATGCAAAGATCTTAGAagaaacttcaaattaaaaaacagtttttttgcggtttgtgaaaaaaaaccggGTCTCCGaggacaaaatttaatttgtgaaAAACTTTTCGAGGATGCACACAGAAAAATGGAATTtaagtttataaatttcaatatagATTCTAGCGCTGATAAGACTGATTTcttaagaatatatttttctcaatgTAAGTTATCGCTGTGATTTGACTCCACCACAAGGCTTTTAAATTGAAGCGATGATAAATGGTATAATCAGTTCGACCCATAAAGTGTTTTTCCTAGAAAACGGTTCAAACCTTTTTACGCACCATTCGAAAATTTCCGTTTCTAATAATAAAGGGAAACAAATGGTGTTCCCGAAAAAGTTTAAGCTGATTAAAACAATTTATCTGATAATGATCAAGTATATAgcttagaccgctgcaaaaaatgactttttcctCCCATATGACATTTTTGgtgacttttgggtcaccaagcatcagtgtaaaattttagatgatttggttgatacCTGAGTTAGTGCAacgcgttttaattttgtatggaaatttgtatggaagaagatattttgcatattaaatctcccagaaaattcaaatgagcttgaaatgaagttgttctttgatttttggtttggctattcttaagcttcatttttttgataacatgactagcagctaagcatttcatgaaaaaagttataaccatttcaaaacaaaaaatttgaatccattgaaaagttttcaaaaatggcagactttgcttgctagagcttttaataatttcatgaaatgtttttgcaaaggttatataaattaACAAGTTTTTTGGCTATGCAATGcgattttttgcgattttttttatttttatcctacGCCAGTTTTCGAATAGCAGTCAACAatgctaaaatttaaaaaattaatttaaaaaaaaatattttttctagggTAACAGTTAGGTTTGTTGTTTGTactgcaaaaatcaaggaatatttaaaaaccaatattatattttttaaactt
This sequence is a window from Uranotaenia lowii strain MFRU-FL chromosome 3, ASM2978415v1, whole genome shotgun sequence. Protein-coding genes within it:
- the LOC129755884 gene encoding axin isoform X1; this encodes MSQTPVHKFDDLTCSGPRPPVPGEESRRKMTDTLQPDKSRESPPGYYRWADKLQNLLDDGDGAELFKRFVELEGEEHANRLNFYFACEGLKQQTDPERVMQLIKAIYRKFLKRAPKDSRLYVDDQMRNMIKAGLKNEMILTPDIFDQMQADVATIISKTTYPNFLQSELYIQYVQNMQSNGSGSGSGGASCVSIPTIGAGPSSSGGAISSMTSSSSASELISHSSSALPTLHEDSELAHADSIEQLYGATGPVVVGPGSSISVTSGVSGSGSNSSINMPSNKTAMTLTKDALMATQKRRLEMRPPGAHGYSVYNNYSSYNPVSRRDSELASLSSGRTDSDTMSLSSISTDGRPHTQRRSHHSRHHTSIERRLMNENALANEEPNSFAIIPRTHRHFEKPMPQEEFVSILVSKLQVVKQHRDNEALLNEKLQKAEQSDKSQSGKFLADAIRQKLQVEDDNDQAILDQHVSRVWSDLTPSRSPGTMSPCPNINRTRRHESGGFNSSTISAQSSMRHSKSMPDGHPLNMMGPPAQPPPRKLNNKWPSINTDSGISLFSTDTLTKYSSKDTQSLSTTSSRPLSRTMHVDMGAMSTATLLQDTSRRLEDETRRSKRHPHPLPVSSIQNMPLPPPPLPPPAASLPVVPPPIPAKPPQSVTGGDFTVVVYSFCDEEVPYRIKIPGSHPPTLKQFKDYLPKKGNYRFFFKTRCDDMDSPVIQEEINNDNEMLPLFEGKVMGTVKPSE
- the LOC129755884 gene encoding axin isoform X2, producing MSQTPVHKFDDLTCSGPRPPVPGEESRRKMTDTLQPDKSRESPPGYYRWADKLQNLLDDGDGAELFKRFVELEGEEHANRLNFYFACEGLKQQTDPERVMQLIKAIYRKFLKRAPKDSRLYVDDQMRNMIKAGLKNEMILTPDIFDQMQADVATIISKTTYPNFLQSELYIQYVQNMQSNGSGSGSGGASCVSIPTIGAGPSSSGGAISSMTSSSSASELISHSSSALPTLHEDSELAHADSIEQLYGATGPVVVGPGSSISVTSGVSGSGSNSSINMPSNKTAMTLTKDALMATQKRRLEMRPPGDGRPHTQRRSHHSRHHTSIERRLMNENALANEEPNSFAIIPRTHRHFEKPMPQEEFVSILVSKLQVVKQHRDNEALLNEKLQKAEQSDKSQSGKFLADAIRQKLQVEDDNDQAILDQHVSRVWSDLTPSRSPGTMSPCPNINRTRRHESGGFNSSTISAQSSMRHSKSMPDGHPLNMMGPPAQPPPRKLNNKWPSINTDSGISLFSTDTLTKYSSKDTQSLSTTSSRPLSRTMHVDMGAMSTATLLQDTSRRLEDETRRSKRHPHPLPVSSIQNMPLPPPPLPPPAASLPVVPPPIPAKPPQSVTGGDFTVVVYSFCDEEVPYRIKIPGSHPPTLKQFKDYLPKKGNYRFFFKTRCDDMDSPVIQEEINNDNEMLPLFEGKVMGTVKPSE